From Salvia splendens isolate huo1 chromosome 16, SspV2, whole genome shotgun sequence, a single genomic window includes:
- the LOC121772096 gene encoding UDP-galactose/UDP-glucose transporter 3, translating to MESRGSGIHRVFVLAFCVAGIWAAYIYQGVLQETVSTKRFGPDKKRFEHLAFLNLAQSVVCLIWSFIMKKLWSNGGDAGAPWWSYWSAGITNTIGPAMGIEALKYISYPAQVLAKSSKMIPVMLMGTLVYGIKYTIPEYICTLLVAGGVSTFALSKTSSKITSKLAHPNAPIGYGLCFLNLAFDGFTNATQDSITARYPKTSAWNIMLGMNLWGSIYNLVFMFGWPNAIGYDAIDFCRQHPEAAWDILLYCLCGAVGQNFIFLTISRFGSLTNTTITTTRKFVSIVVSSLLSGNPLSEKQWGSIAMVFSGLSYQIYLKWKKLQRMQKKRKSN from the exons ATGGAGTCTCGCGGCAGTGGAATACACCGCGTTTTTGTCCTGGCTTTTTGCGTCGCCGGCATTTGGGCGGCTTATATCTACCAAGGGGTTCTTCAGGAGACTGT GTCGACAAAAAGATTTGGTCCTGATAAGAAGAGGTTTGAGCATCTGGCCTTCTTGAACCTAGCACAGAGTGTTGTATGTTTGATATGGTCATTTATAA TGAAAAAGCTCTGGTCAAATGGTGGTGATGCTGGAGCTCCATGGTGGAGTTATTGGAGTGCTGGAATTACAAACACGATTGGCCCGGCTATGGGGATTGAGGCTCTAAAGTACATAAGTTACCCTGCCCAG gtGCTGGCTAAATCCTCAAAAATGATTCCGG TCATGCTGATGGGCACATTAGTTTACGGGATCAAATATACAATCCCAGAGTATATCTGCACATTGCTTGTTGCTGGAGGTGTATCCACATTTGCACTTTCAAAG ACCAGCTCGAAGATAACAAGCAAACTAGCACACCCAAATGCTCCAATTGGCTACGGTCTTTGTTTTCTGAACCTTGCTTTTGATGGATTCACAAATGCGACTCAGGATTCAATCACAGCAAG GTACCCGAAGACAAGTGCGTGGAACATAATGCTAGGCATGAACTTATGGGGGAGCATCTACAATTTGGTATTCATGTTCGGCTGGCCAAACGCCATTGGGTATGATGCTATCGACTTCTGCAGGCAGCACCCGGAGGCAGCATGGGACATACTACTCTATTGCCTGTGCGGTGCAGTCGGCCAGAACTTCATTTTCCTAACAATAAGTCGATTTGGCTCCTTGACCAACACGACAATCACCACCACCAGAAAATTCGTGAGCATTGTGGTTTCTTCATTGTTAAGTGGGAACCCTCTCTCTGAGAAACAATGGGGGAGCATTGCAATGGTCTTCTCCGGATTATCCTACCAGATTTACCTGAAATGGAAGAAGTTgcagagaatgcagaagaagagGAAGTCCAATTAA